The following proteins are co-located in the Hydrogenophaga sp. RAC07 genome:
- a CDS encoding carbon-nitrogen hydrolase family protein has protein sequence MATDTLTLALWQCPYAASMAEALARLDTTAAEASALGAELLVCPEMSLTGYQIGPDAVARRAEPADGALAQAVAAIAQRNRIAIVYGYPEHKAQGQPYNAAQFIGADGGRIANHRKTHLFGGIDRAQFSPGPQSPAVFDWNGWRLGLLICYDIEFPEPARGLALQGADAVLVPTANMVDFDEVQRVLLPARALENRVFVAYANACGQEGSTTYGGLSTVCAPMGAVQAQAGRDEQLLLTTLTRAALHTARTTSQLPDRRTDLQRGGPA, from the coding sequence ATGGCCACCGACACGCTCACCCTCGCGCTCTGGCAGTGCCCCTACGCAGCCAGCATGGCCGAAGCCTTGGCGCGGCTCGACACCACCGCCGCCGAGGCCAGCGCGCTGGGGGCGGAACTGCTGGTGTGTCCCGAGATGTCGCTCACCGGTTACCAGATCGGCCCGGACGCTGTGGCCAGGCGGGCCGAGCCGGCCGACGGCGCATTGGCGCAAGCGGTGGCCGCCATCGCGCAGCGCAACCGCATCGCCATCGTCTACGGCTACCCTGAACACAAGGCCCAGGGCCAGCCGTACAACGCCGCGCAGTTCATCGGCGCCGATGGCGGGCGCATCGCGAACCACCGCAAGACCCACCTCTTCGGCGGCATCGACCGCGCGCAGTTCAGCCCCGGGCCGCAATCGCCCGCGGTATTCGACTGGAACGGCTGGCGGCTGGGCCTGCTGATCTGCTACGACATCGAATTCCCCGAGCCCGCTCGCGGCCTCGCGCTGCAAGGGGCGGACGCGGTTCTGGTGCCCACGGCCAACATGGTCGATTTCGACGAGGTCCAGCGTGTGCTGCTGCCCGCCCGCGCGCTGGAAAACCGCGTGTTTGTGGCCTACGCCAACGCCTGCGGGCAGGAGGGCAGCACCACCTACGGCGGGCTCAGCACCGTGTGCGCGCCGATGGGGGCGGTGCAGGCGCAAGCCGGGCGGGATGAACAGCTGCTGCTCACCACGCTGACGCGCGCCGCGTTGCACACCGCGCGGACCACCAGCCAACTGCCCGACCGGCGCACCGACCTCCAGCGCGGCGGCCCGGCCTGA
- a CDS encoding class I SAM-dependent methyltransferase, translating to MDGRLQLRVQRYGWDRASARYEYLWREVLAPATRGVLRLARLQPGERVLDVACGSGVLTRAALAAVGPSGEAVGCDVSAGMVAVAQAASIGCHFLRTDAQAVGEVLPPGHFDVVLCGLGLMYMPDPEASLAAMARCLRPGGRLVVSVWGERSACGWSGVFPIVDARVQSEVCPMFFRLGGGDTLRAAMSGAGLQGVHTERVATTIDYADATTACDAAFEGGPVALAYGRFDASTRAAVRAEYLESLQHWARADGFAVPGEFVLGMGERAPAL from the coding sequence GTGGACGGGCGGCTTCAGCTGCGCGTGCAGCGCTACGGGTGGGACCGCGCCTCGGCGCGCTACGAATACCTGTGGCGCGAGGTGCTGGCGCCGGCCACCCGGGGCGTGTTGCGCCTGGCGCGGCTGCAACCGGGTGAGCGTGTGCTCGACGTGGCCTGTGGCTCGGGCGTGCTCACGCGCGCCGCGCTGGCCGCCGTCGGGCCGAGCGGCGAGGCCGTGGGCTGCGACGTGTCGGCGGGCATGGTGGCCGTGGCGCAGGCCGCATCCATCGGTTGCCACTTCCTGCGCACCGATGCACAAGCGGTGGGCGAGGTGTTGCCGCCCGGGCATTTCGACGTGGTGCTGTGCGGTCTGGGCCTGATGTACATGCCCGACCCCGAAGCCAGTCTCGCCGCCATGGCGCGCTGCCTGCGGCCCGGCGGGCGGCTGGTCGTGTCGGTCTGGGGCGAACGCTCGGCGTGCGGCTGGTCGGGCGTGTTCCCCATCGTCGATGCGCGCGTGCAGTCCGAGGTCTGTCCGATGTTTTTCCGGCTCGGGGGTGGCGACACCTTGCGCGCCGCGATGAGCGGCGCCGGCCTGCAGGGCGTGCACACCGAGCGCGTGGCCACCACCATCGACTACGCGGATGCCACCACCGCGTGCGACGCTGCTTTTGAAGGGGGGCCGGTGGCGCTGGCCTACGGCCGCTTCGACGCTTCCACCCGCGCGGCCGTGCGCGCCGAGTATCTCGAGTCCCTGCAGCACTGGGCGCGTGCCGACGGATTTGCGGTGCCGGGTGAGTTTGTGCTGGGCATGGGGGAGCGGGCGCCTGCCCTGTGA
- a CDS encoding OsmC family protein, producing MNAQEHIRNAFGRMAHVFAKRPEAARDTSVMRARVVDGLHCEAREGDWRFSIDMPVEGGGAGAGPTPGVHGRAALASCLAIGYSIFLARAGIVVRSLEVEVAADYDNRGLLGMDGVYPGYLGVRHSLYLDADALPEQLAPLIDEAQRCSPYLHVFADPQPLQGSVVYGPRG from the coding sequence ATGAACGCACAAGAGCACATCCGCAACGCCTTCGGCCGCATGGCACACGTGTTCGCCAAGAGGCCGGAGGCCGCGCGGGACACCAGCGTGATGCGGGCCCGGGTGGTCGACGGTTTGCATTGCGAGGCCCGCGAGGGCGACTGGCGTTTCAGCATCGACATGCCGGTCGAAGGCGGTGGCGCCGGCGCCGGTCCAACGCCCGGCGTGCACGGGCGCGCCGCGCTGGCGAGCTGCCTGGCCATCGGCTACAGCATCTTCCTGGCGCGCGCCGGCATCGTGGTGCGAAGCCTCGAGGTGGAGGTGGCGGCGGACTACGACAACCGGGGCCTGCTCGGCATGGACGGCGTGTACCCCGGTTACCTGGGCGTGCGCCACTCGCTCTACCTGGACGCGGACGCCTTGCCTGAGCAACTCGCGCCGTTGATTGACGAGGCGCAGCGCTGCAGCCCCTACCTGCATGTGTTCGCCGACCCGCAGCCGCTGCAGGGCAGCGTGGTCTACGGACCCCGGGGTTGA
- a CDS encoding class I SAM-dependent methyltransferase, with translation MDTLTDFTALKQRQQTAWASGDYAVIGTTLQIVGESLAEACDLCWDETVLDVAAGNGNASLAAARRGCDVTSTDYVDSLLARGAERARAEHLAMTTQVADVEALPFKDASFDVVLSTFGVMFAPDQQRSADEMARVCRSGGRIGMANWTPEGFIGQLFKTLGRHLPPPAGVKPPSLWGVKSHLETLFGDRASAIAATPKVFNFRYRSAAHFVEVFRAWYGPVHKAFAALPAETAVLLERDLIELLNRLNQGGEHSLVVPSEYLEIVITRR, from the coding sequence ATGGACACCCTGACCGATTTCACCGCGCTCAAACAACGCCAGCAAACCGCCTGGGCCAGTGGCGACTATGCCGTGATCGGCACCACGCTGCAGATCGTGGGCGAATCGCTGGCCGAAGCCTGCGACCTGTGCTGGGACGAAACCGTGCTGGACGTGGCCGCCGGCAACGGCAACGCCAGCCTGGCCGCCGCGCGCCGCGGCTGCGACGTCACCTCCACCGACTACGTGGACAGCTTGCTGGCGCGAGGCGCGGAGCGTGCGCGCGCCGAGCACCTGGCCATGACCACCCAGGTGGCCGACGTGGAGGCGCTGCCTTTCAAGGACGCCAGTTTTGATGTGGTGCTCTCCACCTTCGGCGTGATGTTCGCGCCCGACCAGCAGCGCTCGGCCGACGAGATGGCGCGTGTGTGCCGTTCGGGCGGGCGCATCGGCATGGCCAACTGGACCCCCGAGGGCTTCATCGGCCAGCTGTTCAAGACCCTGGGCCGCCACCTGCCGCCGCCCGCGGGCGTCAAGCCGCCATCGCTCTGGGGCGTGAAGTCGCACCTGGAAACCTTGTTCGGCGACCGCGCCTCGGCCATCGCCGCCACCCCCAAGGTCTTCAACTTCCGTTACCGTTCGGCAGCACACTTCGTCGAGGTGTTCCGCGCCTGGTACGGCCCGGTGCACAAGGCGTTTGCGGCCTTGCCGGCGGAAACCGCGGTGCTGCTGGAGCGCGATCTGATCGAGCTGCTCAACCGCCTGAACCAGGGCGGCGAGCACTCGCTGGTCGTGCCGAGCGAATACCTCGAGATCGTCATCACGCGCCGCTGA